The genomic window TGCCACGGTGTTGACGTCCTTATCGCCGCGGCCAGAGCAATTGATTACCACTTCTGTTCCAGCGGCAAGAGTGGGGCAAAGCGTCTCTAACCAAGCAAAGGCATGGGCCGTCTCTAATGCAGGAATAATTCCTTCTAGTTCACTCACCAAGCGCAATGCATCCAAAGCCTGCTGATCGCTAACCGCGGCATACTCCGCCCGACCAATCTCACACAGGTAGCTGTGTTCTGGACCCACTCCTGGGTAGTCGAGGCCGGCACTAATCGAATGCGCCTCTTGCACCTGACCTTCATCATCCTGAAGCAACAAACTCATCGCTCCATGCAAGACGCCTACTCGACCTTCGGTGATTGTTGCCGCATGACGACCAGTTTCAACACCATCACCAGCAGCTTCCACTCCAATCATGCGCACAGAGCGGTCCTGCACGAAGGGATGAAACAAACCCATGGCATTGGACCCACCACCAACGCACGCCAAAAGAACATCAGGCAAGCGACCGAAAGCCTCAGCACACTGCTGCCTGGCCTCCTGACCGATCACGGCATGAAAGTCGCGAACAAGCATCGGATAGGGATGGGGACCAGCCACCGAACCAAGGATGTAATGGGTGGTTTCCACATTGGTGACCCAATCACGAATCGCCTCACTCGTCGCGTCCTTCAGCGTGGCCGTGCCTGCGGTGACAGGCTGCACTGTGGCTCCCAGCAGACGCATGCGGAACACATTCAACGCCTGACGGCGCATGTCCTCAGCCCCCATGTAGACGACACACTCAAGACCAAAACGGGCACACACCGTGGCCGTGGCCACACCGTGTTGACCCGCACCTGTTTCGGCAATGATCCGCTTTTTACCCATGCGTAACGCCAACAGAGCCTGACCCAAAGCGTTATTGATTTTGTGGGCGCCTGTGTGATTGAGATCCTCACGCTTAAGCCAGATCCTGGGTCCTCCGTCTGAACGGCAGTAATGAGCTGTGAGGCGCTCAGCCTCATAAAGCGGCGTCGCCCGACCCACATAGCTACGCAGCAACCGATCCAACTCAGCAGTGAAGGCAGGATCTTTCCATGCCAGCGCAGCTGCTTGCTCCAGTTCAGCCAAGGCAGGCATCAAGGTTTCGGGCACGTACTGGCCCCCATATCTGCCGAAACGCCCCTGGGCAGAAGGTCGCGCACTCACAGCGAGGTCCGCATCTTTGGGCTGAGAGGGCAGAGTGCTGGTCACCGGTACGCCAGGCAAGAACAACACCAGCCTAGGAATCGAAAGAATCACCCCAAGCAGCAAAGAGTGCTTTCGTTTGAAGCCGCAAAGTTAGAGGGAGTCTTTGCCAGCCAACTCAACCATCCGCCCCATGGGCCCTGCCCAAGCCAGACCAACAACGAAAAGGCTGGCAGCCGCTGCAATAGGAATCCGCTCTCTACTCAAGCTCAATTCATTCGCGTTCGCGCTGCAATCGTTGTTGCAGCAACCATCCAGCAGAGCATCACCAGCAGCCATCGGATCGCGGAGTTGCATCTGATCACCGCGAAGATGGCATGCAAAAACACCAACCCCCGTACATTCACAACATTGGCGATCAAACAATGCCCCGAGGTGGCTGGCAAGAATTCACAGACCCAGGTGGTTTTTCAGGGCAATCCAGCGCGCTGGAACGCCCCGATATCAGCCAAGCCAATCCCAAGGAGCAGCAAGCTGTGCGGGTGCAACGCACACGCGGAGGCAAACGTGGCAAAACAGTGACCCAGATCACTGGGCTGGCACTCACCGCGACAGAAGCCAAGGCTTTGCTCAAGCGCCTTAAGGCCCGCGCTGGCACAGGCGGAACAGTCAAAGACGATCTACTCGAGCTACAGGGCGACCAGGTGACCCTGGTGATGGACGTCCTGCAAAGCGAGGGCTTCCGTCCCAAACAAGCTGGTGGCTGAAAGGAGCTGACAGATCAGCTAGGCGGAATGGAGAATGGCAGCCCAATCAACATCAAGACCATGAGCTCTGCCCCGCAAGGAGACACAAACCCCAAGGGCACGAACATTGTCTGGCATGAAGCCTCCGTAGACCGTCAATCGCGAGCACAACAACGCGGCCACCGCAGTGCAATCCTCTGGTTCACTGGCCTATCCGGTTCTGGCAAAAGCACCCTTGCCAATGCAGTGAATGCGGCACTTTTTGAGCAAGGTCTTGCCACCTATGTCTTAGATGGCGACAACATTCGCCATAGCCTTTGCAAAGACCTCGGCTTCTCCGACTCAGATCGAGAGGAGAACATTCGCCGCATCGGCGAGGTCGCCAAGCTCTTCCTCGATGCCGGTGTCATCGTGCTCACCGCTTTCGTCTCCCCCTTTCGAGCCGACCGTGACAAAGCCCGCAAGCTTGTAGATGTTGATGATTTCATCGAAATCCACTGTGCAGCGGACCTAAGCATTTGCGAAGAGCGAGACACCAAAGGGCTTTATGCCAAAGCCAGGGCAGGCGAAATCAAAGATTTCACCGGTATTTCCAGCCCCTATGAAGAGCCTGCGTCACCCGAACTAAAGATCAATACCGGTGAGCAAAGCCTGGACAGTTGCGTTGAGATCGTGCTCAAGACTCTGCTGAATCGAAAGGTAATTCCCGCCAAGCATCAACCAGTGTCTTAATACAACTCGCCACGGGAACGGCCAGCAATAACCCCAAGAGCTGCCCAAAACCAAATAATGCTCCTGTTCTGGCACCAATCGGCAAGGCAATCAGCAACCAAGCAGGCTGCAAGCCAACGATGCTTCCCATCAGGCGCGGTTGGATCACTTGATCCACAATCTGACCAACAGCGATCGCAGCGGCCAGAATCTCTAGACCCATGCGGGGGTCCTGTAATGCGAGCAGTGCACTCACACCAACAATCGTGAGCGCACTGGCGTAGGGGATCAACGTCGTAAAACCAATTAAGACCGCAAATAACACTCCAAAGGGAATATCTAGCAGCGTAAAAACAGCGATTTGGCCACCGCTGAGAATCAACGCAAGCAAAACCTGCCCGGCAAAATAACCACGGAATGTGCCCGTGATCGTATCGACCACAAGCTCCCTCCATTGATCTGGCAGCCAACGAGCCAGCCCAGCAGTGATTGGATCACCCCCCAGCAAAAGAAACACTGCCAAGACCAGCACCAACAACGTGT from Prochlorococcus marinus str. MIT 9313 includes these protein-coding regions:
- a CDS encoding translation initiation factor yields the protein MPRGGWQEFTDPGGFSGQSSALERPDISQANPKEQQAVRVQRTRGGKRGKTVTQITGLALTATEAKALLKRLKARAGTGGTVKDDLLELQGDQVTLVMDVLQSEGFRPKQAGG
- a CDS encoding AI-2E family transporter; translated protein: MLGPLVFPIWLRLSLLLPLFALNLWVLRQLLVPLAPFPGLFVTAALIAFLLDIPSRWINQRLGLPRWLAIGVVAVLAVGLLVLAGVALVPRLIDQLGQLINELPGWLVAAEGWVSRLQEWASGRGLPSEFGDFSSDLLTRLSGVATQLSQQLLGILGATLGITINTLLVLVLAVFLLLGGDPITAGLARWLPDQWRELVVDTITGTFRGYFAGQVLLALILSGGQIAVFTLLDIPFGVLFAVLIGFTTLIPYASALTIVGVSALLALQDPRMGLEILAAAIAVGQIVDQVIQPRLMGSIVGLQPAWLLIALPIGARTGALFGFGQLLGLLLAVPVASCIKTLVDAWRELPFDSAES
- the cysC gene encoding adenylyl-sulfate kinase, whose product is MSSAPQGDTNPKGTNIVWHEASVDRQSRAQQRGHRSAILWFTGLSGSGKSTLANAVNAALFEQGLATYVLDGDNIRHSLCKDLGFSDSDREENIRRIGEVAKLFLDAGVIVLTAFVSPFRADRDKARKLVDVDDFIEIHCAADLSICEERDTKGLYAKARAGEIKDFTGISSPYEEPASPELKINTGEQSLDSCVEIVLKTLLNRKVIPAKHQPVS
- the trpB gene encoding tryptophan synthase subunit beta, with the translated sequence MTSTLPSQPKDADLAVSARPSAQGRFGRYGGQYVPETLMPALAELEQAAALAWKDPAFTAELDRLLRSYVGRATPLYEAERLTAHYCRSDGGPRIWLKREDLNHTGAHKINNALGQALLALRMGKKRIIAETGAGQHGVATATVCARFGLECVVYMGAEDMRRQALNVFRMRLLGATVQPVTAGTATLKDATSEAIRDWVTNVETTHYILGSVAGPHPYPMLVRDFHAVIGQEARQQCAEAFGRLPDVLLACVGGGSNAMGLFHPFVQDRSVRMIGVEAAGDGVETGRHAATITEGRVGVLHGAMSLLLQDDEGQVQEAHSISAGLDYPGVGPEHSYLCEIGRAEYAAVSDQQALDALRLVSELEGIIPALETAHAFAWLETLCPTLAAGTEVVINCSGRGDKDVNTVAEKLGNQL